The following proteins are co-located in the Apium graveolens cultivar Ventura chromosome 5, ASM990537v1, whole genome shotgun sequence genome:
- the LOC141659365 gene encoding putative pectate lyase 1 — MAVYSNKLVFIPAFVLLLLFVGAMGMNVKDILSNKLSEDVGSSNKHAVSNPDEIAAMVDMSTRNSTERRKLGEFSCGTGNPIDDCWRCDLNWHRNRKSLADCGIGFGRNAIGGRDGRYYVVTDSSDEEVHNPRPGTLRHAVIQDRPLWIVFKHDMVIHLHKGLIVKSFKTIDGRGVNVHIADGGCINIHYATNIIIHGLHLHGCKPTENADGDAISISGSSHIWIDHNSLSNCTDGLVDAVMGSTAITVSNNHFSNHNEVMLLGHSDSYVKDKHMQVTIAYNHFGEGLVQRMPRCRHGYFHVVNNDYVQWKMYAIGGSASPTINSQGNRYLASTNPSAKEVTKRVQTPTEHWKGWNWRSEGDLLLNGAYFTPSGAEATASYAKASSLGAQSASMVGSMTAGAGVLGCHRGHKCY; from the exons ATGGCGGTCTACTCTAACAAGTTGGTTTTTATTCCTGCATTTGTGCTTTTGCTACTCTTCGTCGGAGCTATGGGGATGAATGTTAAGGATATACTCTCAAACAAATT GTCAGAAGATGTTGGTAGTTCAAACAAGCATGCAGTTTCAAACCCAGACGAGATTGCTGCCATGGTTGATAT GAGCACCCGAAACAGCACTGAGAGGAGAAAACTGGGGGAATTTTCCTGTGGAACCGGAAATCCCATAGATGACTGCTGGCGTTGTGATTTAAACTGGCATCGCAACCGCAAGAGCCTTGCAGACTGTGGCATTGGTTTTGGCCGAAATGCAATAGGAGGACGCGATGGTCGCTACTATGTGGTAACTGATTCTAGCGATGAAGAGGTTCATAACCCCAGACCTGGTACTCTACGCCATGCTGTTATTCAAGACAGGCCTCTCTGGATTGTTTTCAAGCACGACATGGTAATACATTTGCACAAGGGACTTATTGTGAAAAGTTTTAAAACGATTGATGGTCGAGGAGTGAATGTCCACATTGCTGATGGAGGGTGCATTAACATTCATTATGCTACTAATATTATAATTCATGGTCTTCATCTCCATGGCTGTAAACCTActgaaaatgctgatggagatgcCATTTCAATCTCGGGATCAAGCCATATCTGGATTGATCATAATTCGTTATCGAACTGTACTGATGGCCTTGTTGATGCTGTCATGGGATCAACTGCTATAACAGTTTCTAATAATCACTTCAGTAATCACAACGAG GTTATGTTGTTGGGGCACAGTGATTCCTATGTGAAGGACAAACATATGCAAGTAACTATTGCCTACAACCATTTCGGAGAAGGCCTTGTTCAAAGAATGCCAAG ATGTAGACATGGGTATTTTCATGTAGTTAACAATGACTACGTTCAGTGGAAGATGTATGCAATTGGTGGAAGTGCAAGTCCTACTATTAACAGCCAAGGAAATAGATACCTTGCCTCGACTAATCCTTCTGCAAAGGAG GTGACAAAAAGAGTGCAGACACCTACTGAGCACTGGAAGGGTTGGAATTGGAGATCAGAGGGTGACTTGTTACTTAATGGAGCCTACTTCACTCCATCGGGAGCTGAAGCTACAGCCAGCTACGCCAAAGCTTCTAGCTTAGGGGCACAATCTGCTTCCATGGTCGGTTCAATGACTGCTGGAGCTGGCGTTCTTGGTTGTCATAGAGGCCACAAGTGCTACTGA
- the LOC141661215 gene encoding protein FAR1-RELATED SEQUENCE 5-like, protein MAYRNFGDVLAFDTIYRTNRYAMPFVPFTGVNHHYQSVKFGFALMRDGHASTFQWIFRTWLECVGNKPPMTIITDQDQSMTSAIEDVLPNTTHLLCSWHISKKFPDKLVHYYSAFPEFKKDFNHCIYNSLTEDIFEASWESFVDKYYLQEYK, encoded by the coding sequence ATGGCCTACCGAAATTTTGGTGATGTTTTGGCTTTTGATACCATTTATCGGACAAATAGATATGCAATGCCATTTGTCCCATTTACTGGAGTAAACCATCATTATCAATCGGTGAAATTTGGGTTTGCACTAATGCGGGATGGACACGCGTCGACTTTTCAGTGGATTTTTCGTACTTGGCTTGAATGTGTGGGGAATAAGCCTCCAATGACTATAATTACGGATCAAGATCAATCCATGACAAGCGCTATTGAGGATGTACTCCCGAATACTACCCATTTATTGTGTTCTTGGCACATAAGTAAAAAATTCCCCGATAAATTAGTTCATTATTATTCGGCTTTCCCGGAATTCAAAAAGGACTTCAACCATTGTATTTATAATTCCCTCACCGAAGATATTTTTGAGGCTAGTTGGGAATCATTTGTGGATAAGTATTACTTGCAAGAGTATAAATAG